Within the Terriglobia bacterium genome, the region CCCGGAATGTGCTGCTGGGCAAAGTAGCTGCACCCGAATCAGCTCACTCTTTCCTGGCCGCTGTCAGGGGCGCAAAGGCACAGGCTGTAGAGGCCGCGAAGGACTAACTCGGCCGGAATGAGCGCAAGCACCCGGGAGCGAATGCCTTGGCAACCGGATATAGAAGATAGGCTATGCGCCAGGTCGAATCGGGAGAAATGGCCTGGCGGAGCAAGGAAGGTCGGAGCACATATGCCGTTAGTTCAATTGCTTGTAGTTCTGATCGTGGTGGGTGTCCTTTTGTGGATGGTGAATCGCTTCATCCCAATGCAGTCAACCATCAAGTCAAT harbors:
- a CDS encoding Thivi_2564 family membrane protein, producing MPLVQLLVVLIVVGVLLWMVNRFIPMQSTIKSILNAVVVIGVVLWLLNVFGVLHSISRIHVG